One window from the genome of Epinephelus moara isolate mb chromosome 21, YSFRI_EMoa_1.0, whole genome shotgun sequence encodes:
- the LOC126409034 gene encoding mitochondrial coenzyme A transporter SLC25A42-like, with the protein MGRGVQEQRASHTQGEVLTLASSSQSEVRYGGPKLTRSVLNSLFSGALAGAVAKTAVAPLDRTKIIFQVSSARFSAKEAYRLIYRTYLKDGLLSLWRGNSATMVRVIPYAAIQFCAHEQYKGLLGGYYGFQGKALPLIPRFLAGSMAGLTAAMLTYPLDMVRARMAVTPKEMYSNILHVFMRITREEGPKTLYRGFTPTMLGVIPYAGLSFFTYDTLKKIHAEHSGRSQPYTHERLAFGACAGLIGQSASYPLDVVRRRMQTAGVTGHTYGTILGTMREIVSEEGIVRGLYKGLSMNWVKGPMAVGISFTTFDLTQILLRKLEQMGYTAR; encoded by the exons ATGGGGAGAGGAGTACAGGAACAACGGGCATCACACACGCAGGGAGAAGTGCTGACGCTGGCTTCCTCCAGTCAGTCAGAAGTGCGCTATGGG GGCCCGAAGCTCACGCGCTCTGTCCTCAACTCGCTCTTCTCTGGGGCTTTAGCAGGCGCTGTGGCCAAGACAGCTGTCGCCCCTCTGGACAGGACTAAAATCATTTTCCAAG tgtcTTCAGCAAGATTCTCTGCTAAG GAGGCCTACAGATTGATCTACCGGACCTACCTGAAGGATGGCCTCCTCAGTCTGTGGAGGGGGAACTCTGCCACCATGGTGCGAGTCATCCCGTACGCCGCCATCCAGTTCTGTGCACACGAGCAGTACAAGGGGCTGTTGGGAGGCTACTACGGCTTTCAGGGGAA AGCCCTTCCTCTAATTCCCAGATTTCTTGCCGGGTCTATGGCTGGTTTGACAGCAGCCATGCTGACCTATCCTCTGGACATGGTGCGAGCTAGGATGGCTGTAACACCAAAGGAAAT GTACAGTAACATCCTGCACGTGTTTATGCGAATAACCCGAGAAGAGGGCCCGAAGACATTGTATAGAGGCTTCACTCCCACCATGCTGGGTGTTATTCCCTACGCTGGTCTCAGCTTTTTTACCTATGACACATTGAAGAAAATACATGCAG AGCACAGCGGGCGCTCACAGCCCTACACACATGAACGTCTAGCATTTGGAGCCTGTGCTGGTCTTATTGGCCAGTCGGCGTCTTACCCTCTGGATGTGGTGCGACGCCGCATGCAGACTGCGGGAGTCACGGGTCACACATACGGCACCATCCTGGGCACCATGAGGGAGATTGTGTCTGAAGAAGGGATCGTCCGTGGACTCTACAAAGGTCTCAGTATGAACTGGGTGAAAGGGCCCATGGCGGTGGGCATCAGCTTCACCACCTTTGACCTTACTCAGATCCTCCTGAGGAAGCTGGAGCAAATGGGCTATACGGCACGATAA